In a single window of the Cucumis melo cultivar AY chromosome 11, USDA_Cmelo_AY_1.0, whole genome shotgun sequence genome:
- the LOC127143937 gene encoding pectinesterase inhibitor-like, producing MAKNSCPIIVSLVEILLFTIISNAASSTDVISTICPKTSNPPFCSNLLKSSGITNIKGLAVYTLNLTHTNAQKSLTLANSLAKTTANPQLKQRYSSCAESYDEVVGDIENAQKNLAIGDFNAVNIVTSGAMTEIDDCQDKFVQPPKDTSLLLKNGKTLNDICSIILVVSNLL from the coding sequence ATGGCCAAAAACTCTTGTCCCATTATTGTCTCTCTCGTTGAAATTCTTTTATTTACCATAATTTCAAATGCAGCATCATCTACCGATGTCATTTCCACCATTTGTCCAAAAACCTCAAACCCACCATTTTGTTCAAATTTGTTGAAATCTTCAGGCATTACGAATATAAAAGGTTTGGCTGTATACACCTTAAACCTCACCCATACAAATGCTCAAAAATCTTTGACCCTAGCCAACTCACTGGCAAAAACCACCGCCAATCCTCAACTTAAGCAACGATATTCGTCTTGTGCTGAGAGCTATGATGAAGTTGTTGGTGATattgaaaatgcccaaaagAACTTGGCCATTGGTGACTTTAATGCTGTCAATATTGTAACTTCTGGTGCCATGACAGAGATTGACGACTGTCAGGATAAGTTTGTGCAACCACCAAAGGATACGTCGTTGCTTTTGAAGAATGGCAAGACGCTAAATGATATATGCAGCATTATTTTGGTTGTATCCAATCTTCTTTGA